The sequence GACATCGCCCGACCCGACGGGCGGATTGACCGGGTCCGGACGGGTGGCCACCGCGGCGGAGGAGACCGACGTCGACCCCACCCCGTTGGTGATCCCCAGCAGCACCACGGAGGAGATCACGAACAGCACGCTGTACAGCACCGTCAGCCGCATCCGGACGGTCCGACGCACCTTGATCACAGTCCCCTCCTTCAGCCATCGCGGGCCCTGACCTTCCAGGGTGCCCGGCCGGGCCTAACAACGAAATAACGGCCGCCGTTCGGCCCCTGTCAGCGCCCGGTCCCTAGAAACCGGGCTGCCACAGAAACCTGTGCTGCCACTGATGGCACGCCTCAGGAGGGGTCCGATGGGAACAAGCATTGAGGTCGACGGTCTGCACAAACGGTTCGGCGGGACGAAGGCCCTGGACGGGATGACGTTCACGGTGTCACCCGGCCGGGTCACCGGCTTCGTCGGGCCGAACGGGGCCGGCAAGTCCACGACGATGCGGGTCGTCCTCGGCCTGGACACCCCCGACGCCGGCACGGCGCTGGTCGGTGGCCGGCGGTACGCGACGCTGCCGCGCCCGCTCGGCTGGGTCGGCGCGCTGCTCGACGCGGCGGCGCCGCAGCCGGGCCGCTCCGCCCGCAACCACCTGCTGTGGCTGGCCCACTCGCAGGGCCTCGGCCGCCGCCGCGTCGACGAGGTGCTCGACCTCGTCGGCCTCGCGGGCGCGGCCCGGCGCAAGACCGGCGGCTACTCGCTCGGGATGCGCCAGCGGCTCGGGATCGCCGCCGCGCTGCTCGGCGACCCACCGGTGCTGATGTTCGACGAACCGTTCAACGGCATGGACCCGCAGGGCATCGTCTGGATGCGCGGCTTCCTGCGGTCCCTGGCCGACGACGACCGGACGGTACTGGTCTCCAGCCACCTGATGAGCGAGTTGCAGGACACCGCCGACCATCTCCTCATCGTCGGCCGCGGCCGGCTGATCGCCGACACGTCGACCGCGGCGCTGCTCGCGGCCGCCGCCGGCGACCGGGTACGGCTGCGCACGAGCGCCGCGGCGGCCGCGGCGACGGCGTTGGAACGGGCCGGCGGCACCGTCGTCCTGACCGGCCCTCAGGCCCTGACCATCTCCGGCGTGCCGGCGGCCGAGGTCGTCGCCATCCTCGGCGCGGCCGGCGTGCCGTTCGCCGAGGTCGCTGCGGAGCAGGTCAGCCTCGAACGGGCGTACCTGGACCTCACCAGCGACGCCGTCGAGTACGCCGCCCGCCCCGGCGCCGCCCCGCCAGGGTCCGGCGCCGGGCCGGCGGTCGACGGCGCGCACGCGAAGGACGCGGTCCGATGACGGCCACCATGCTGCCGCCGCGGCTCGACGGGCCGGGCGCGCCCACCGGCCGGGCCGGCTTCGGCTCCGTGCTGCACGCCGAGTGGACCAAGTTCCGCACCCTGCGCGGCTGGGTCATCGCCGTCGTCATCGCCGCCGTGCTGATCGACGTGTTCGGGCTCTTCGCGGCCGGCGGGATGAGCATCGGCTGCGGCGAGAACCTGTCGGGCAAGGCCTGTTACCGGGCGCTGCCGACCGGCCCCGGCGGGCAGGCCGTCTCCGACACCTTCCTCTTCGCCCGCCAGCCACTCACCGGCGACGGCTCCATCACCGTCCGGGCCACGTCGCTGACCGGCCACTACTCGACCGGCCAGGTTCCGGCCGCCGGCTCGGCCGGGGACGCCCAGGCCTCCGGCGTCGACGAGCCCCAGCCGTGGTCCAAGGTGGGGATCATCCTCAAGGCGAGCCTGGTCCAGGGCTCGGCCTACGCGGCGATGGCGAACACCGGGAGCCACGGCACCCGCATGCAGTGGAACTACACCCACGACGTGGCCGGCCTGCCCGGGACGGTGTCGGCGGCCTCCCCGCACTGGCTTCGGCTCACCCGCGCCGGGGATGACATCACCGGCTACGACTCGACCGACGGCGTCTCCTGGACCAAGGTCGCCACCGCGCACCTCGCCGGCCTGCCGGCGACCGTCCAGATCGGGCTGTTCGCCGCCTCACCCGAGCACGTCGAGGTGACCCAGTTCTTCGGCGGCAGCTCGGGGTCCGGCGGCCCCTCCACGGCGACCGGAACCTTCGACCACATCAGGCTCACCGGCACGCGGGCCGGCGCGGCCTGGACCGCCAGCGGGGTCGGCGACACCGGCGGGCCAGGTCGAGGTCAGGCCCCGGCCACTCGCCCCGGCGGGCCGGCTCCGGAGCCGGTCGACGGCACGATGGCCTTCCGCCAGACCGGCGTCGACCAGGCCACCGTGACCGGCACCGGCGACATCGCCCCCGTCGTTCCCGGCGGCCCAGGCGCGACGGCCACCATCGAGGACCACCTGATGGGCACCTTCGTCGGACTGCTCGTGCTGGTCGTGGTCGCCGCGATGGTCGGCACGGCCGAGTACCGCCGCGGCCTGGTCCGCGTCACGCTGGCCGCGGTGCCACGGCGGGGGCAGGTGCTGGCGGCCAAGGCGTTCGTGGTCGCCGCGGTGGCGTTCGTGGCCGGCCTGGCCGCGGCGGCCGTCGCGGTCCCGGTCGGCAACCGGATCTCGCGCAACCAGGGCGCGTACCTGCTCCCGGTGAGCTGGCTGACCGAGGCCCGGGTCATCGTCGGGACCGCCGCGCTGCTCGCGGTCTGCGCCGTGCTCGCCCTCGCCGTCGGGGTGATCCTGCGCCGGGGCGCCGGCGCGGTGGCCGCGGTCATCGTCGGCATCGTGCTGCCCTATCTGCTGAGCGTCGCGTCGGTGCTGCCGGTGAGCGCCGCCGAGTGGGTCCTGCGGGTCACCCCGGCGGCGGGCTTCGCCATCCAGCAGAGCGTTCCGCGCTACGCCCAGGTGACGTCCGACTACGCGCCGCCGACCTACTTCCCGCTCGGGCCGTGGGCCGGCTTCGCCGTGCTGTGTGGCTGGACGGTGGTCGCACTGGTGGGGGCCCACCTCCTGCTGCGCCGGCGGGACGCATGACGGCGCCGGCCCTGCCCCGCCCCGGCTGGCGCGGGCCGGCGCTGGCCGCCCGGCGGGCGCTGCGCGCCGAGTGGACCAAGCAGCGCACCGTCGCCGGTCCGGCCTGGCTGCTCGGGGCCGCCGTCGTGCTGACCATCGCGGTCAGCACGGCCGCGGCGGCCGCCACCCACTGCCGGCCGAACGGTGACTGCTCCGTCGAAGCCGTCAAGCTCAGCCTCACCGGCGTCCAGCTCGGCCAGGCCGTCGTCGCCGTCCTCGCGGCGACGGCCGTCAGCGCCGAGTACGGAACAGGAATGATCCGGGTGACGCTGACGGCCGTTCCCGGCCGGCTCACCCTGCTGGCGGCGAAGGCCGTCACGATCACCGGTCCCGTGCTGGTCGGCGGGAGCGTCGCGGTTCTCGGTTCGCTGCTGGCCGGGCGCCTGCTGCTCCCCGCCCACGGCCTCACCCCGGCCCGCGGGTTCCCGGTGCTGTCGCTCACCGACGGCCCGGTCCTGCGGGCCGCCGTCGGATCGGTCCTGTACCTGGGCCTGATCGGGCTACTCGCGTTGGGCATCGGCACGGCGGTCCGCGACACCGCGGCCTCGATCGGGATCACGCTCGGCCTGCTCTACCTCTTCCCGATCATCGCCGCGTCCGTCAGCGACCCCTCGTGGCACCGGCACCTGAACCAGCTCAGCCCGATGACCTCCGGTCTGACGATTCAGGCGACCCGCGACCTGTCCGCCCTGCCGATCGGCCCCTGGGCCGGCCTCGGCGTACTGGCCGCCTGGGCGGCGGCGGCCCTGCTGGCCGGCGGGCTGGTGCTGCGCCTGCGCGACGCCTGAGGACCCGCCGACGGCGCGGCCTGGCCCCGTCGCGCCGCCGGCCGGTGCCGTCCGGCGCGGCGGGCCGGTCGCGACCGACCTGTGGCTCGGCGCCGACATCCGGGACGGCGGAGGCTTGATCACCACATGGTGATCAAGCCACCCGCCAGTTTCCCCTGCGCATCTGGCGATCAATGAGGTCTCGCACCTCACAGGGAAGCCTTGATCACTCGTCGCGCAGGCTAAACGGCGCTCGGCGCCCCGATTTATCCCGTTTATCCCTGCGCAGTTCTCGATCAAGGTGCAGCAGCTTGGCCAGCTAGCCGGGATGATCGGCGTCTGCGCAGGCAAGTCGGCGCCTCGGATCAGGCGGGACAGCGCCGGGGGTAAGCACACCTTGGTCAGGTTGGTCCACCGGGCGGCACCGGCGGTCCGCGGTCTCGCGTTCAGTCACCCGGGCCGGCGACGAGGAAGGAGACCTCGTCGCCCGCCACCAGAGGTGTCGTGGCGTCGGTGACCGGGACGCCGTTCAGCGCCGCCGGCGCCGTCCGACCGACCGGCAGGCGAACGGCGTCGGCTGCTTCCCGGATCGTGGCCGCCGGCACCAGCCGCGGCCCGCGCGACGGGTCCGAGGCGCCGCCCGCACCGACCAGCCGCACGGTAACGGTCGGCGCTGGACGAGCCCGGGCCGCCGCGTAGTCAGCGGGGGTGTTGACGTTCAGCAGTGAGTCCAGCTCCGGGTCCAGAGCCGCGAGCACCGGATCGGCCCTGAGCGCGGCTTCGTCCAGCCGGAGCACGGCGCAGGCCTCGAAGAGGAACGCCGGGCGCAACCGGTCCTGCTCGACCAGCCGGGCGGCGAGTTCGCCGAGCCCCGTCCGGTAGCCGGCGGCCAACGGCTGCTGGTACCCATGCGCGACCGGAAGAGCGACGGCTGGGCCGTCCGGCCCGTCAAGCGCCCTGAGCACCCTCGTGACGAAGGCCGGGTGCAGGAACGGCAGGTCGGTCGACGCGATGAACGCGCTCTCGGCCCGGCCGAGCAACGCGGTCAGCCCGGCCGCGATCCCCTGGACCGGACCCTTGTCCTCGCGCGGGTCGTCAACAACCAGCGTCCCGAAGGGAAGATCCGGGAGCCGCTGCCCGACCGCCCGCACGACGACCACCGGCCCGTCGACCGCCCGCCCGACGATGCCCACCGTCCGACGCAGGAACGTCGACCCGTGCCACTCCAGCGCCGCCTTCGCCGTCCCCATCCGGACGGACCGCCCGCCGGCCAACACGACGCCAGCGTGGCGGGCAGCCGGTGATCCCGTCATCGGCTCATAGTCGTACGCCCGGAGCCCGCCCACAACGTTCCGCGAAACGCCTCGGGCGATCTCTGCCTGCCGACCAGATCAACAGCCTCGTCAGCCGTCGACGGGGGTCACGATGGGGAAGGACGGGTCGAAGGAGTCGAGCAGTCCGATCAGCACGCGCAGCGCGTCGGGATCCCCGTCGACGGTGATGTCGCCGGCGCGGATCAGCGAGTCGACCCGGTTCGGCCTGCCGAGGATCTCCAGGAGGTCGGACCGGGACAACCTCACCGTGGCGTCGGCGTCAGGCAGCCAGCGGCGCCTGAAGTGCAGGACGCCGTTGCGGATCCGCAGCGAGCCCTGCTCGGCGCTGACCTCCAGGTTGAGGACCAACGGGTGGTCGGCGGCGCGCGGCCCGTCCAGCCGTACCGCGACGAAGTCGAACAGCAGGTCCAGCGGCATCTCGAGCAGGACCTCGGGCTGCACGGGCGACGTCAGGCCGCGCTGCACGCCGTCGCGCAGCTCCAGGGCGGCGGTCAGGTAGATGTTGCGCCACTGCGGTCCTTCGGCCTGGAAGCCGAGCTGCTCGTAGGCCTCGGCCAGCAGGGCGCGCGCGTCGGCGTTGGCCGGCTGCGCGGTGACCAGATGGTCGAGAAGCTCCGCGGCCCAGCGGTAGTCCCCGGCCGCGCCGGCGGCGCGGGCGCGGTCGAGAAGGGCCGCGGGCCCTCCCATGGCCTCGACGTAGCGCGGCGCCGTCACGCTGGCCGGATGCGGGTGCAGGGTCGCCGGGTTGCCGTCGAACCAGCCGAGCTCCTTGTGGAACACCGCCTTCAGGTCGTGGTTCAGCGTCCCGTGGTAGCCGCGGTTCCACCAGGCTCGGGCCAGCGAGTCCGGGAAGCGGAGCCGCTCGGCGATCTCGTCGGGGCGGTACCCGTGGTTCGCCAGCCGCATGGCCTGGTCGTGGATGAACTTGTAGGCGTCGCGCTGTGACTCCAGGAACGCGCGGACGTTCGCGTTGCCCCACACCGGCCAGGTGTGCGGACCCCAGTGCACCTGGACCGCGTCGCCATAACGTTCGAGGGCCTCGTCCAGATAGTGCGCGAAACGTGCGGCGTCACGGGTTCGCGCGCCGCGCAGGGTCTGGATGTTGTGCAGGGAGTGGTTGGCATTCTCCGCACAGCTCAGCGCGCCGTATTCCGGAATCCAGACGTGCATCTCCTCGGGCGCCTCGGTGTCGGGCGTGTACTGGAACTCAAAGGTGATTCCGCCGAACACCCGGGTCTGCCCGGTCTCGTCGATGATGTCGGTCGGGGAGAGATAGCCGTTCGTCCCGCCGGCGAGGGCCGCGGTGCCGATGCCACAGCCGACCAGGCCCCGTTCGCTCGCCGGCAGCAACTCCCCGAACGCATAGGCGGCGCGCCGGGCCATCACATTGCCGGCGATGATGTTCTCTCCCATCGCCAGGCGTTCGAAATCGTGGCCCGGCGCGATGATCGAGACCCGGCCGGCCGCGACCTCCTCGCGGGAGGTCACGCCGAGCACCCCGCCGAAGTGGTCGACGTGGGTGTGGGTGAAGATCACCGCCGCCACCGGGCCCGCGTCCGGGCGGTGCGTCCGGTAGAGGCTCATCGCGTACCGCGCGGTCTCCGTGGCGCAGCCGGTGTCGATGACGACGACGGAGCCGGCCGTCTCCACGACGGTGAGATTGGCCAGGTCATGGTTGCGGACCTGGTAGATGCCCGGCACGACCTCGTAGAGGCCACCGATTCCCATCAGCTTCGACTGCCGCCACAGGCTTGGGTTCACGGTCGCCGGGGAGCTCGCGTCCTCCGGGTGGGCGAGCGCCGCGAGGTCCCAGACCACCCGCCCGTCCGCGCCCCGGACCACGCCGCCGTCGGGCAGCTCGGCGATCAGGCCCCGATACACGTCGGCGAAGTCGCGGTCGTCGCCGAAGTCCAGATAGCGAAGGGTCTCGTCGTGCACCGCGGCCGTGGCCGGAGCGACTTCCCGTACGGATGTCATACCGCTCCCCTCAACCGTGACCTCTGGAATCTCGACCGTGATGTTCAGGACCCGTTGAAAGGGCGGCGACAAATCGGAATAAATATCACCGGCGAGAAGAAACACCGTCGACGGTGGGTTCCCGGCCGCCGACCGCCGAAACCCTGGCCGCGCCTCGCTCTGGACACGGAGGTTCCCAACGGCGAGGGTCGCGACGACCGGCCTCTCGCCGCCCGGCCGCTGCTGTCCGCGACCGGTCTGGTGTGCGGCGGGACTGCCGGGGTAGCTCGCACTGGTGGAGCGGTTGTCGAGGCGCTGCGCGTCCTGTCTGGGGCCTGAGTCCGAGGTCGCGGAGCCGTGGACCGTTCTCATCGAACTGCTCGACGTGCTGTGCCGCAGGCTGCACATGGACGTGGCCTGGCTCGGCCAGTTCGAGGGCGACCTGCTCGTCCTGCAGGTGGTAAGCGGCGACCTGGACCGTTTTGGGATCGCTCCGGGCATGAGCATTCGCCGGTCCAGCTCGCTGTACGGAAAGATTCTGGCCGGCGAGCTTCCGGCGGTGATCCCGGACGTCCGGGCAGATCCCCGGGCCGCCCAGGTGGCGTCAGCGACCGAGTTCGACATGGGCGCCTACGCGGCGACCCCGGTCGTCGACGGCGAGGGGCGGTCCTACGGCATGCTCGGCTGTCTCAACCAGCAGCCGTGCCCGTCCCTGGGCGAGAGCGATGCCGGCTTCCTGCGGCTGCTCGCGGGATTCCTCTCCCAGTTCGTGATCGATCTCCGTCAGCAGTGGGAGATGCGCAGCGGGGTCTGGCGCCACATCCGCAGCCTGCTCGACGAGGGCGGGCCACAGGTCTACTTCCAGCCGGTCGTCGAGCTGGCGACGGGCCGGGTGGTCGGGGTCGAGGGACTGTCCCGGTTCCCGACCGCGATCCAGGGACCGAAGGACCTGTTCGCCGCCGCTGCGACGGTCGGCCTCGGGCCCGAGCTGGAGATGGCGGCCATCCGCAACGCCCTGCGGGTGCTCCCGGACCTTCCCCTTGACGTCACCCTGACCGTCAACGCCTCCCCGGCCACGGCGACGGGCGGGCTGGTCGACCTGGTCGTGGGCACCGGCACGCCCGCGAAGGTGGCCGTCGAGATCACCGAGCACGACTACATCGGCGACGACCGCGGCCTGCTTCTGGTGGCCGACATCCTGCGAGGCCATGGGACCCACATCGCGGTCGACGACGTCGGCAGCTGCTACTCGGGGCTGGAGCAGCTCCTGCACCTGCGGCCCGAGGTCATCAAGATGGACTACTACATCACCCACGGCATCGACGTCGATCCGGCGCGCCGCGCGGTCGCGGCCGGGCTGACCAGGATCGCGCAGGAGATCGGCGGACGGGTCGTCGCCGAGGGCATCGAGACAGTCGCCGAGCTGGAGGCCGTCATCGCGACGGGCATCCCGTTCGGCCAGGGCTTCCTGCTCGGTGCTCCGACCCCGAGCATCACCGACGCCTGCCGCGGCGACCGCCTGCCCGGCCACCTGGGCGCCGGCCGACGAGGCCGGGTCGCCTGACTCGCGCTCGTACCGGGCCAGGGGCGCCTACTCGTCGCCGAGCGCGATCTCCTCGCGGTCGAGGTCGTGCTGAAGGCGGCGGCGGGTCGTGTCGCTGATGAGGTGTTCGTCGTAGAGGCGGCGCAACTCGGTGTTCTGGACGGCGAGCACGTCGAGCCGCAGCGCCCGGTAGGCCGCGTCGAGGGTGTTGCCGTCCGGGCCGTCGGTGCCATGGTCGAGACGGGCGGCCAGGCCGCGACGGGTGCGGTCGATGACCACCTCGGGCAGCGCTTCCAGGCCGGCGAGCTGCTCGACGTGGCCGAGTGCCGCCCGGTTGAGCGCGTCGCGGGCCTCCGCCTCCTCGCGGGCGGTGTGCTCCGGCTCCAAGGCCAGGCCCGAGCGGTTGACCACGGCCGTCAGCGTCAGCCCCTGGCCGACCAGGGTGAGGGCCACGACCGCCGTGGTCAGCACCAGCACGAGCGGACGCCCGTCCAGCGCGGCGCCGCCCTGCCCGGTGAGGGGGATGGACAGCGCGGCGGCCAGGGGCATCACGCCGCGGGTGCCGGCCCAGGTGACCACCCCGGCGACCCGCCAGGGCAGCGCGCCCTGGCTGGGCCGGACCGCCCGGGTGAGCGGCAGCGTCCAGACCAGTCGGGCCGCGACCAGCACCAGCGCCAGCGCCAGCGCCTGAAGCGGCCACCAGCCGCTGCCGCCGGGCAGGTCACGCACGAGGGCCGGCAGCTCCAGGCCGACGACGCTGAAGACCACGCTCTCCAGCAGGAACACCACCACCGCGTACACCGCCTGCACCTGCAGCCGGATCCGCGCGTCGCTAAGCCGGTGGCCGTAGCCGCCCAGCACGACGCCCGCGACGACGACCGCGGTGACCCCGGAGGTGTGCGCGGTCTCCGCCACCACATAGGCCGCATAGGGCGTGACCAGCGCGATCACGGTCTCCAGCACCGGATCGGTGGTGCGGCGCCGGATCAGCCCCACCAGCCCCGCGACCGCCACCCCGATCAGGCTCCCGCCGCCGCCGAGCAGCAGGAACTCGCCGGCCGCCCCCACCAGCTCGACCGAGCCGCCGGCCGCCACCGCGACACCGACCGCGACCTTGAACAGCACCAGCGAGGTCGCGTCGTTGAACAGGCTCTCCGCCTGCACCAGCACCTGGACCCGGCCGGGCAGCGCCAGCCGCCGGCCGAGCGCGGTCACGGCCACCGGGTCCGTGCTCGCCAGCACCGCGCCGAGCACGAACGCCATCCCGCCGGGGAGGCCGGTCACCGCGACGGCGGTGAAGCCGACCGCGGCGGCCGAGGTGAAGACCAGGCCGAAGGCGAGAATCGTGACCGGCCGCCACACCACCCGCAGGTCACGCAGCGACAGCTCCTCGGCTGCGGCGTACAACAGCGGCGGCAGCACGACCAGCGCGATCGTCTGCGGCGGGATGCGCAGCGCCGGCACCCCCGGGATCGACGCCACCCCGAGCCCCGCCAGCACGAGCATCGACGGGGCCGGCACCCGCCAGCGCCGGGCGAAGGTCGCCACGACCGTCGCGAGAACGACCAGGAAGAGAACGATCCCT is a genomic window of Pseudofrankia inefficax containing:
- a CDS encoding molybdenum cofactor guanylyltransferase, producing the protein MTGSPAARHAGVVLAGGRSVRMGTAKAALEWHGSTFLRRTVGIVGRAVDGPVVVVRAVGQRLPDLPFGTLVVDDPREDKGPVQGIAAGLTALLGRAESAFIASTDLPFLHPAFVTRVLRALDGPDGPAVALPVAHGYQQPLAAGYRTGLGELAARLVEQDRLRPAFLFEACAVLRLDEAALRADPVLAALDPELDSLLNVNTPADYAAARARPAPTVTVRLVGAGGASDPSRGPRLVPAATIREAADAVRLPVGRTAPAALNGVPVTDATTPLVAGDEVSFLVAGPGD
- a CDS encoding ABC transporter permease, with product MTAPALPRPGWRGPALAARRALRAEWTKQRTVAGPAWLLGAAVVLTIAVSTAAAAATHCRPNGDCSVEAVKLSLTGVQLGQAVVAVLAATAVSAEYGTGMIRVTLTAVPGRLTLLAAKAVTITGPVLVGGSVAVLGSLLAGRLLLPAHGLTPARGFPVLSLTDGPVLRAAVGSVLYLGLIGLLALGIGTAVRDTAASIGITLGLLYLFPIIAASVSDPSWHRHLNQLSPMTSGLTIQATRDLSALPIGPWAGLGVLAAWAAAALLAGGLVLRLRDA
- a CDS encoding alkyl/aryl-sulfatase — its product is MTSVREVAPATAAVHDETLRYLDFGDDRDFADVYRGLIAELPDGGVVRGADGRVVWDLAALAHPEDASSPATVNPSLWRQSKLMGIGGLYEVVPGIYQVRNHDLANLTVVETAGSVVVIDTGCATETARYAMSLYRTHRPDAGPVAAVIFTHTHVDHFGGVLGVTSREEVAAGRVSIIAPGHDFERLAMGENIIAGNVMARRAAYAFGELLPASERGLVGCGIGTAALAGGTNGYLSPTDIIDETGQTRVFGGITFEFQYTPDTEAPEEMHVWIPEYGALSCAENANHSLHNIQTLRGARTRDAARFAHYLDEALERYGDAVQVHWGPHTWPVWGNANVRAFLESQRDAYKFIHDQAMRLANHGYRPDEIAERLRFPDSLARAWWNRGYHGTLNHDLKAVFHKELGWFDGNPATLHPHPASVTAPRYVEAMGGPAALLDRARAAGAAGDYRWAAELLDHLVTAQPANADARALLAEAYEQLGFQAEGPQWRNIYLTAALELRDGVQRGLTSPVQPEVLLEMPLDLLFDFVAVRLDGPRAADHPLVLNLEVSAEQGSLRIRNGVLHFRRRWLPDADATVRLSRSDLLEILGRPNRVDSLIRAGDITVDGDPDALRVLIGLLDSFDPSFPIVTPVDG
- a CDS encoding Na+/H+ antiporter; protein product: MRAVGIVLFLVVLATVVATFARRWRVPAPSMLVLAGLGVASIPGVPALRIPPQTIALVVLPPLLYAAAEELSLRDLRVVWRPVTILAFGLVFTSAAAVGFTAVAVTGLPGGMAFVLGAVLASTDPVAVTALGRRLALPGRVQVLVQAESLFNDATSLVLFKVAVGVAVAAGGSVELVGAAGEFLLLGGGGSLIGVAVAGLVGLIRRRTTDPVLETVIALVTPYAAYVVAETAHTSGVTAVVVAGVVLGGYGHRLSDARIRLQVQAVYAVVVFLLESVVFSVVGLELPALVRDLPGGSGWWPLQALALALVLVAARLVWTLPLTRAVRPSQGALPWRVAGVVTWAGTRGVMPLAAALSIPLTGQGGAALDGRPLVLVLTTAVVALTLVGQGLTLTAVVNRSGLALEPEHTAREEAEARDALNRAALGHVEQLAGLEALPEVVIDRTRRGLAARLDHGTDGPDGNTLDAAYRALRLDVLAVQNTELRRLYDEHLISDTTRRRLQHDLDREEIALGDE
- a CDS encoding sensor domain-containing phosphodiesterase — its product is MERLSRRCASCLGPESEVAEPWTVLIELLDVLCRRLHMDVAWLGQFEGDLLVLQVVSGDLDRFGIAPGMSIRRSSSLYGKILAGELPAVIPDVRADPRAAQVASATEFDMGAYAATPVVDGEGRSYGMLGCLNQQPCPSLGESDAGFLRLLAGFLSQFVIDLRQQWEMRSGVWRHIRSLLDEGGPQVYFQPVVELATGRVVGVEGLSRFPTAIQGPKDLFAAAATVGLGPELEMAAIRNALRVLPDLPLDVTLTVNASPATATGGLVDLVVGTGTPAKVAVEITEHDYIGDDRGLLLVADILRGHGTHIAVDDVGSCYSGLEQLLHLRPEVIKMDYYITHGIDVDPARRAVAAGLTRIAQEIGGRVVAEGIETVAELEAVIATGIPFGQGFLLGAPTPSITDACRGDRLPGHLGAGRRGRVA
- a CDS encoding ABC transporter permease subunit, translated to MTATMLPPRLDGPGAPTGRAGFGSVLHAEWTKFRTLRGWVIAVVIAAVLIDVFGLFAAGGMSIGCGENLSGKACYRALPTGPGGQAVSDTFLFARQPLTGDGSITVRATSLTGHYSTGQVPAAGSAGDAQASGVDEPQPWSKVGIILKASLVQGSAYAAMANTGSHGTRMQWNYTHDVAGLPGTVSAASPHWLRLTRAGDDITGYDSTDGVSWTKVATAHLAGLPATVQIGLFAASPEHVEVTQFFGGSSGSGGPSTATGTFDHIRLTGTRAGAAWTASGVGDTGGPGRGQAPATRPGGPAPEPVDGTMAFRQTGVDQATVTGTGDIAPVVPGGPGATATIEDHLMGTFVGLLVLVVVAAMVGTAEYRRGLVRVTLAAVPRRGQVLAAKAFVVAAVAFVAGLAAAAVAVPVGNRISRNQGAYLLPVSWLTEARVIVGTAALLAVCAVLALAVGVILRRGAGAVAAVIVGIVLPYLLSVASVLPVSAAEWVLRVTPAAGFAIQQSVPRYAQVTSDYAPPTYFPLGPWAGFAVLCGWTVVALVGAHLLLRRRDA
- a CDS encoding ABC transporter ATP-binding protein, translating into MGTSIEVDGLHKRFGGTKALDGMTFTVSPGRVTGFVGPNGAGKSTTMRVVLGLDTPDAGTALVGGRRYATLPRPLGWVGALLDAAAPQPGRSARNHLLWLAHSQGLGRRRVDEVLDLVGLAGAARRKTGGYSLGMRQRLGIAAALLGDPPVLMFDEPFNGMDPQGIVWMRGFLRSLADDDRTVLVSSHLMSELQDTADHLLIVGRGRLIADTSTAALLAAAAGDRVRLRTSAAAAAATALERAGGTVVLTGPQALTISGVPAAEVVAILGAAGVPFAEVAAEQVSLERAYLDLTSDAVEYAARPGAAPPGSGAGPAVDGAHAKDAVR